The following proteins come from a genomic window of Oncorhynchus clarkii lewisi isolate Uvic-CL-2024 chromosome 23, UVic_Ocla_1.0, whole genome shotgun sequence:
- the LOC139381065 gene encoding aspartate aminotransferase, cytoplasmic-like, with product MSLFGEVPQATPVAVFKLSNDFKEDANPKKVNLGVGAYRTDEGQPWVLPVVKKVEKIIVADNSLNHEYLAILGLPEFRSSASKIALGEDSPAIQENRVGAVQCLGGTGALKMGAEFLRRWYNGNDNTKTPVYVSAPTWENHNAVFANAGFEDIRPYKYWDAEKRGLDLDGFLGDLECAPKHSIFVLHACAHNPTGTDPTHVEWMQVAEVMKRRKLFVFFDSAYQGFASGCLDKDAWAVRYFVTQGFEMFCAQSFSKNFGLYNERVGNLTIVARDSDNLKRVLSQMEKIVRVTWSNPPSQGARLVAITLNTPELFAEWKDNVKTMADRVLLMRASLQAKLQALETPGTWDHITQQIGMFSFTGLNSKQVEYMIKERSIYLMASGRINMCGLTTKNIDYVAESIHETVVNVQ from the exons ATGTCGTTATTCGGAGAGGTTCCCCAAGCCACCCCAGTGGCTGTATTCAAGCTGTCGAATGATTTTAAAGAGGACGCGAACCCCAAGAAGGTGAACCTCGGAGTTGGAG CCTACAGGACAGATGAGGGCCAGCCCTGGGTGCTGCCCGTGGTTAAGAAGGTGGAGAAGATCATCGTAGCGGACAACAGTCTGAACCATGAGTACCTGGCCATTCTGGGTCTGCCTGAGTTTAGGTCCTCTGCATCCAAGATCGCTCTGGGAGAAGACAGCCCTGCCATCCAGGAGAACAGG gTGGGAGCGGTGCAGTGTCTGGGGGGTACAGGTGCTCTGAAGATGGGGGCAGAGTTTCTCAGACGCTGGTACAACGGGAACGACAACACAAAAACACCTGTCTATGTCTCAGCGCCTACctggg AGAACCACAACGCTGTGTTTGCCAACGCCGGGTTCGAGGACATCCGTCCCTATAAGTATTGGGACGCAGAGAAGCGGGGTCTTGATCTGGACGGTTTCCTAGGCGACCTGGAG TGTGCACCAAAGCACTCCATCTTTGTTTTGCACGCGTGCGCCCACAATCCCACCGGCACAGACCCTACACACGTAGAGTGGATGCAGGTGGCTGAGGTCATGAAg AGGAGGAAGCTGTTTGTGTTCTTTGACTCAGCGTACCAGGGCTTTGCATCAGGCTGTCTGGATAAGGATGCCTGGGCCGTACGCTACTTTGTAACGCAGGGCTTCGAGATGTTCTGTGCCCAGTCCTTCTCCAAGAACTTTGGCCTCTACA ATGAGCGTGTGGGGAACCTGACTATTGTAGCTCGTGATTCTGACAACCTGAAGAGAGTTCTATCTCAGATGGAGAAGATTGTCAGGGTAACCTGGTCCAACCCTCCCTCCCAGGGTGCAAGGCTGGTCGCCATCACACTCAACACACCTGAACTCTTCGCTGAAtg GAAGGATAATGTGAAGACCATGGCAGACCGTGTGTTGTTGATGAGGGCTTCACTCCAGGCTAAACTGCAGGCTCTGGAAACCCCAGGAACATGGGACCACATCACACAGCAGATCGGCATGTTCAGCTTCACTGGCCTCAAct CTAAACAAGTGGAGTACATGATCAAGGAGAGGAGTATCTACCTAATGGCCAGCGGTCGTATCAACATGTGTGGTCTGACCACTAAGAACATCGACTATGTGGCCGAGTCTATCCACGAGACTGTTGTAAACGTCCAGTAG